The following coding sequences lie in one Arachis ipaensis cultivar K30076 chromosome B03, Araip1.1, whole genome shotgun sequence genomic window:
- the LOC107630394 gene encoding uncharacterized protein LOC107630394 isoform X1, which produces MADSNSKDVAYSVSVKEEVDAKVHSEKSTCHHHRNHSRETHGVNNCIDENTSLDDVKAPNLFERAKEEFQALAQLFHQKKEAHAHDTGDGNQIAESKFKHEIPNSPSAEKKAKSSSANLIARTKKEIKAIIHNNKSKHHHHHKETHGRNDDIDENTPANEVKGPNVFGRVKEEFEAVLQAILPKKGS; this is translated from the exons atGGCCGATTCTAATTCCAAGGATGTTGCCTACTCTGTATCAG TTAAGGAAGAAGTTGATGCTAAAGTGCATTCTGAGAAGTCAACTTGTCATCATCATCGTAATCATAGCAGGGAAACTCATGGAGTGAATAATTGCATCGATGAAAACACGTCTTTGGATGATGTGAAGGCTCCAAATTTGTTTGAGAGAGCAAAGGAGGAGTTTCAAGCACTTGCTCAACTGTTCCATCAAAAGAAAGAGGCCCATGCTCATGATACAGG GGATGGAAATCAAATAGCTGAGTCAAAATTCAAACATGAAATCCCAAACTCTCCATCAG CAGAAAAGAAGGCAAAGTCATCATCAGCAAACCTTATAGCAAGAACTAAGAAAGAGATCAAAGCCATCATACACAATAATAAGTCAAAGCACCATCATCATCACAAAGAAACTCATGGAAGAAATGATGATATTGACGAGAATACCCCTGCCAATGAGGTCAAGGGTCCAAATGTATTTGGAAGGGTAAAAGAGGAATTTGAAGCTGTTTTGCAAGCAATACTTCCTAAGAAAGGAAGTTGA
- the LOC107630394 gene encoding uncharacterized protein LOC107630394 isoform X2, translated as MADSNSKDVAYSVSVKEEVDAKVHSEKSTCHHHRNHSRETHGVNNCIDENTSLDDVKAPNLFERAKEEFQALAQLFHQKKEAHAHDTGDGNQIAESKFKHEIPNSPSEKKAKSSSANLIARTKKEIKAIIHNNKSKHHHHHKETHGRNDDIDENTPANEVKGPNVFGRVKEEFEAVLQAILPKKGS; from the exons atGGCCGATTCTAATTCCAAGGATGTTGCCTACTCTGTATCAG TTAAGGAAGAAGTTGATGCTAAAGTGCATTCTGAGAAGTCAACTTGTCATCATCATCGTAATCATAGCAGGGAAACTCATGGAGTGAATAATTGCATCGATGAAAACACGTCTTTGGATGATGTGAAGGCTCCAAATTTGTTTGAGAGAGCAAAGGAGGAGTTTCAAGCACTTGCTCAACTGTTCCATCAAAAGAAAGAGGCCCATGCTCATGATACAGG GGATGGAAATCAAATAGCTGAGTCAAAATTCAAACATGAAATCCCAAACTCTCCATCAG AAAAGAAGGCAAAGTCATCATCAGCAAACCTTATAGCAAGAACTAAGAAAGAGATCAAAGCCATCATACACAATAATAAGTCAAAGCACCATCATCATCACAAAGAAACTCATGGAAGAAATGATGATATTGACGAGAATACCCCTGCCAATGAGGTCAAGGGTCCAAATGTATTTGGAAGGGTAAAAGAGGAATTTGAAGCTGTTTTGCAAGCAATACTTCCTAAGAAAGGAAGTTGA